One segment of Sesamum indicum cultivar Zhongzhi No. 13 linkage group LG4, S_indicum_v1.0, whole genome shotgun sequence DNA contains the following:
- the LOC105160340 gene encoding uncharacterized protein LOC105160340 yields MSVAQKYIDEEEMNAMKDGEWRIGSDRGRDSRRDNKGMDRTDRNPRRDQSKEPTYQQRYKNYTPLNMMRAKVLMMVEKNDVLKWPKHTRFTPAKKYSNKYCIFHREKGHDTEECYQLKDEIERLVRQGYFKNQVAENSRDRNNRSRSRSQERRQDKEFNTRDPRIRENAPVKDIIHTIAGGTEDAGDKAGSGNDPMVIKLDIANFVVHKVLVDNGSSADIILKKVLVKMRLDNVKLAPVKTPLVGFRGSEVDSLGTIDLPVSMGEEPRRKTLMVTFLVVDTHFAYNVILGRPGINSFRAIVSTFHLKMKFPTPFGVGEVSCDQREAKRCYNLSLKKGETNKRRRVEKSDDQWKNKMVEKEVERIEPIEKHKEIELVRGEHSKTTRIGSGMARDLETHMIAFLRSNVDIFAWDP; encoded by the exons ATGAGCGTGGCACAAAAATACATAGACGAAGAAGAAATGAACGCCATGAAGGATGGCGAATGGAGGATTGGCTCAGATCGCGGGAGAGATTCAAGACGCGACAACAAAGGAATGGATCGAACAGATCGTAATCCCCGGCGCGACCAAAGCAAGGAGCCGACATACCAGCAAAGGTACAAAAACTACACCCCGTTGAATATGATGAGAGCCAAGGTGCTAATGATGGTCGAGAAAAATGATGTTTTAAAATGGCCAAAACACACGAGGTTCACTCCTGCCAAGAAGTATTCCAACAAGTACTGCATATTCCACCGCGAGAAGGGGCATGATACGGAAGAATGCTACCAACTCAAGGATGAAATCGAGAGGCTAGTACGTCAAGGATACTTTAAAAATCAAGTCGCTGAAAATTCCCGAGATAGAAACAACCGAAGTAGATCTAGAAGTCAGGAGAGAAGACAGGACAAGGAGTTTAACACCCGGGATCCCCGAATTAGAGAAAATGCACCTGTGAAAGACATAATCCACACTATTGCAGGAGGAACCGAG GATGCAGGGGACAAAGCAGGATCGGGAAATGACCCAATGGTCATCAAGCTGGACATAGCCAACTTTGTGGTACACAAGGTGTTAGTGGACAACGGGAGCTCAGCAGACATCATACTAAAGAAAGTGCTAGTAAAGATGCGACTAGATAATGTTAAGTTGGCACCCGTAAAAACTCCTCTAGTCGGATTCAGAGGAAGCGAGGTAGATTCGCTAGGAACTATCGACTTACCAGTATCCATGGGCGAAGAACCAAGAAGAAAGACACTAATGGTAACATTTCTTGTCGTGGACACTCATTTCGCTTACAATGTTATATTAGGTAGGCCTGGAATAAATTCTTTCAGGGCCATAGTCTCcacttttcatttaaaaatgaaatttcctACCCCATTCGGGGTAGGAGAGGTGTCTTGCGATCAAAGAGAAGCGAAGAGATGCTATAACCTGTCCCTGAAAAAGGGCGAGACCAACAAAAGAAGGAGGGTCGAAAAGTCAGACGAccaatggaaaaataaaatggtagAGAAGGAAGTGGAGCGAATCGAGCCAATCGAGAAACATAAAGAGATAGAGCTGGTACGAGGGGAACATTCGAAGACTACTAGAATAGGGTCGGGAATGGCTAGAGATCTGGAGACGCACATGATTGCGTTCCTTCGCAGCAATGTGGACATATTTGCCTGGGACCCATGA
- the LOC105160235 gene encoding pentatricopeptide repeat-containing protein At3g18110, chloroplastic encodes MACTGLLGFATPPLHAYRKSKPQKNHVSPSCCSTSSSTNEQETVRKFTYSRASPSVRWPHLKFNEQQHSSQHKMLYHEVQDEIEAHSEEESVNANVNHDEVDVFDEKLSRNKVKKMNKLALKRAKDWRKRVQFLTDRILELKSEEFVADVLDEKMVQMTPTDFCFVVKWVGQSSWQRALEVYEWLNLRHWYAPNARMLATILAVLGKSNQEALAVEIFTRAEPAVGNTVQVYNAMMGVYARNGRFCKVQELLDLMRQRGCAPDLVSFNTLINATLKSGPMTLNLGIELLSEVRRSGIRPDIITYNTLISGCSRESNLEEAVKVFHDMEAHKCQPDLWTYNAMISVYGRCGLSSEAEQLFKELGSKGFFPDAVTYNSLLYAFAREGNVDKVKEICEEMVEMGFTKDEMTYNTIIYMYGKQGKHDLALQIYRDMKSSGRNPDAVTYTVLIDSLGKANKMTEAANVMSEMLNTGIRPTLRTYSALICGYAKAGQRVEAEEMFDCMLRSGIKPDNLAYSVMLDVHLRSNNTRKAMLLYQEMICDGFVPDCALYEALLRVVGVENNEKFIQRVVEDLEELHGLSLEMICCVLTKGGCYDFAAKKLRLVVMQGSSFDQENLLSILTSYSSSGRHHEAIELLKFLQEHASGFQRFIAEALVVIHCKACQLDTALDEYYKNSDLHVYGGSSAMYEALIKSCAENEWLSEASQIFSDMKFHGVEPSLDIYQTIALIYCKMDLPETAHHLIVQAEVKGLPLHDTSICTSLVEAYGKLKQLEKAESVVGSLRQRCRMVDRKVWNSLIQAYAASGCYEKARAAFSTMMRDGPSPTVETMNCLLQALIVDGRLNELYVVIQDLQDMGFKISKSSIVLMLEAFAQSGNIFEVKKIYHGMKAAGYLPTMHLYRVMIGLLSRAKQVRDVEGMISEMEEAGFTPDLSIYNCLLKLYTKIEDYKKTVQVYQQIQESGLKPDDETYNNLILMYCRDCRPEEAVLLMSKMKRLGLNPQLDIYKSLMAAFCKKLMVEQAEELFDGLKSEGQKPDRSFYHLMMKMYRRSGNHTKAEELLVTMKESGVEPTIATMHLLMTSYGSSGHPVEAEKVLNNLKSTCPNLSTLPYSTVIDAYLKNGDLDVGIRKLMEMRKEGLDPDHRIWTCFIRAASLCQSLSEAMMLLNAIGDAGFCIPIRLLTENSVSLLSEIDCYLKKLEPVEDHAAFNFVNALEDMLWAFERRATATCIFQLAIKRNIYHQNVFRVADKDWGADFRKLSAGAALVGLTLWLDHMQDASLEGFPESPKSVVLITGTAEYNKVCLNSTLKAFLWEMGSPFLPCKTRSGILVAKAHSLRLWLKDSPFCLDLELKDSPILPETNSMQLIEGCYIRRGLVPAFNDIRDRLGQVTPRKFARLALLSDEKRDRVIRADIEGRREKLAKLEKTAAMRKKDEQLVQAKAQLKGD; translated from the exons ATGGCATGCACTGGCCTCCTGGGATTTGCTACTCCACCATTACATGCTTACAGAAAATCAAAGCCGCAGAAAAACCACGTCTCTCCTTCTTGTTGCTCCACTTCCAGTTCCACTAACGAGCAAGAAACTGTTCGGAAATTTACCTATTCTAGAGCTTCACCATCTGTAAGGTGGCCGCACTTGAAATTCAATGAACAACAACACAGTTCGCAGCATAAAATGCTGTATCATGAGGTTCAGGATGAAATTGAAGCGCACAGTGAAGAGGAGTCCGTGAATGCAAATGTAAATCATGACGAAGTCGACGTGTTTGATGAAAAGCTTAGCAGAAATAAAgtcaagaaaatgaacaaattggCGTTGAAGAGGGCCAAGGATTGGAGAAAGAGGGTGCAGTTCTTGACGGACAGAATTTTGGAGTTGAAATCCGAGGAGTTTGTGGCTGATGTTTTGGATGAGAAGATGGTGCAGATGACTCCAACTGATTTTTGCTTTGTTGTGAAATGGGTTGGTCAGTCTAGTTGGCAAAGGGCCTTAGAGGTTTATGAGTGGTTGAATCTTCGCCATTGGTATGCCCCCAATGCAAGAATGCTGGCTACTATTTTGGCTGTGCTTGGAAAATCCAATCAAGAAGCTTTGGCTGTTGAAATTTTTACTCGGGCTGAGCCAGCTGTTGGTAATACTGTCCAAGTGTATAACGCAATGATGGGTGTGTATGCTAGGAATGGCCGGTTTTGCAAAGTTCAGGAGTTGCTTGATTTGATGCGTCAGCGTGGGTGTGCGCCAGACCTGGTCAGTTTTAATACATTGATAAATGCTACACTGAAATCGGGTCCCATGACTCTGAATTTGGGAATTGAACTCCTAAGTGAAGTGAGGAGATCAGGGATTCGTCCTGACATAATTACTTATAACACTCTTATCAGTGGTTGTTCACGTGAATCCAATTTGGAGGAGGCTGTAAAAGTGTTCCATGACATGGAGGCTCATAAATGTCAACCAGATCTATGGACTTATAATGCCATGATTTCAGTATATGGAAGATGTGGACTCTCTAGTGAGGCAGAACAACTCTTTAAGGAGTTGGGTTCAAAGGGTTTCTTTCCAGATGCAGTTACATACAATTCTTTACTTTATGCATTTGCAAGGGAAGGGAATGTTGACAAGGTGAAAGAAATCTGTGAAGAAATGGTGGAGATGGGGTTTACAAAGGATGAGATGACTTATAATACCATTATCTACATGTATGGGAAGCAAGGCAAGCATGACCttgctttgcaaatttacagaGACATGAAATCATCTGGTCGAAATCCTGATGCTGTTACATATACTGTTCTTATCGATTCACTGGGGAAAGCAAATAAGATGACAGAGGCTGCAAATGTGATGTCAGAGATGCTAAATACTGGTATAAGACCCACTTTGCGTACATACAGTGCTTTAATATGTGGCTATGCAAAAGCTGGACAACGAGTGGAGGCTGAAGAGATGTTTGATTGCATGCTGCGGTCTGGAATTAAACCAGACAATCTCGCATATTCAGTCATGTTGGATGTGCATTTAAGGTCAAATAACACAAGGAAGGCAATGCTGTTGTACCAGGAAATGATTTGTGATGGTTTTGTACCGGATTGTGCCCTCTATGAAGCACTGCTCCGAGTGGTGGGTGTGGAGAACAATGAAAAGTTTATCCAGAGAGTGGTGGAGGATCTTGAAGAACTTCATGGCTTGAGCCTGGAGATGATATGTTGTGTACTTACAAAAGGTGGATGCTATGATTTTGCAGCAAAAAAGTTGAGACTCGTGGTTATGCAGGGTTCTAGTTTTGACCAAGAGAACTTACTTTCAATTTTGACTTCATATAGTTCATCTGGACGACATCATGAAGCGATTGAACTGCTAAAATTTTTACAGGAGCATGCATCTGGGTTCCAGCGGTTTATAGCTGAAGCTCTAGTTGTTATTCATTGCAAAGCTTGCCAGTTAGATACTGCTTTAGATGAATACTACAAAAACAGTGACCTACATGTTTATGGTGGTAGCTCTGCCATGTACGAGGCCCTCATCAAGTCCTGCGCGGAGAATGAATGGCTTTCCGAAGCTTCgcaaatattttcagatatgAAATTCCATGGGGTTGAACCATCTCTGGACATATATCAGACAATAGCACTTATATATTGCAAAATGGATCTACCTGAGACGGCTCATCATTTGATTGTTCAGGCCGAAGTAAAAGGCCTTCCTCTTCATGATACATCAATTTGTACCAGCCTTGTCGAAGCTTATGGAAAGCTGAAGCAACTGGAGAAAGCAGAAAGTGTTGTGGGAAGCCTGCGGCAGAGGTGCAGAATGGTGGACCGTAAAGTTTGGAACTCATTGATTCAAGCTTATGCTGCAAGTGGTTGTTATGAGAAAGCAAGAGCTGCTTTCAGTACAATGATGAGAGATGGGCCTTCCCCAACTGTTGAAACTATGAACTGTCTATTGCAAGCATTGATTGTTGATGGAAGGTTAAATGAACTGTACGTTGTGATTCAGGATCTACAAGATATGGGTTTCAAAATTAGTAAGAGCTCTATTGTTTTGATGCTGGAAGCATTTGCGCAGTCCGGCAATATATTTGaagtgaagaaaatataccATGGGATGAAAGCTGCAGGATATCTTCCTACCATGCATCTCTACAGGGTTATGATCGGATTGCTGTCCAGGGCAAAACAGGTGAGGGATGTCGAAGGCATGATTTCTGAGATGGAGGAAGCAGGATTCACCCCTgatctttctatatataattgcttGCTTAAGTTGTACACAAAGATAGAGGATTATAAGAAGACAGTCCAAGTTTACCAGCAAATTCAAGAATCTGGACTTAAACCAGATGATGAAacttacaataatttaatcctaATGTATTGTAGAGATTGTAGGCCTGAAGAAGCGGTCTTGTTAATGTCTAAAATGAAAAGGCTTGGTCTAAACCCTCAGTTAGATATCTATAAAAGCCTGATGGCGGCATTCTGTAAAAAGCTGATGGTAGAGCAAGCTGAAGAACTTTTTGATGGCCTAAAGTCAGAAGGACAAAAGCCAGACCGGTCCTTCTATCatttgatgatgaagatgTATAGAAGGTCTGGGAACCATACTAAAGCGGAAGAACTGCTTGTTACAATGAAAGAATCAGGAGTTGAACCCACCATCGCTACAATGCACCTGCTTATGACCTCTTATGGCAGCTCAGGCCATCCAGTGGAAGCTGAAAAAGTgcttaataatttaaaatctacCTGTCCAAACCTAAGTACATTACCATACAGTACAGTCATTGATGCTTATCTCAAGAATGGTGATCTTGATGTTGGCATCCGGAAGCTCATGGAGATGAGAAAAGAAGGCTTGGATCCAGACCACAGGATCTGGACTTGTTTTATTAGGGCTGCAAGTCTCTGCCAAAGTTTGAGTGAAGCCATGATGCTATTAAATGCAATTGGAGATGCTGGTTTCTGTATTCCGATAAG GCTTTTAACAGAAAATTCTGTGTCGTTGCTGTCGGAGATAGACTGCTATCTCAAGAAACTAGAACCTGTAGAAGATCATGCAGCATTTAACTTTGTTAATGCTTTGGAAGATATGCTGTGGGCTTTTGAACGCAGGGCAACTGCCACATGCATTTTCCAACTGGCAATTAAGAGAAACATTTATCATCAGAATGTTTTCAG GGTGGCCGACAAGGATTGGGGAGCCGACTTTAGAAAGTTATCTGCTGGCGCCGCTCTTGTTGGACTGACCTTATGGCTTGACCACATGCAG GATGCATCATTGGAAGGTTTTCCTGAATCCCCAAAGTCGGTAGTGCTGATTACTGGTACAGCCGAGTACAATAAGGTTTGTTTGAACAGCACGCTCAAGGCATTTCTTTGGGAGATGGGGTCTCCATTTTTACCCTGTAAAACCCGGAGTGGGATCCTTGTTGCAAAAGCTCATTCCTTGAGATTGTGGTTGAAGGACTCTCCATTTTGCTTGGACCTTGAGTTAAAAGATAGCCCTATTCTTCCTGAGACTAATTCGATGCAGCTGATTGAAGGATGCTATATTAGACGAGGCCTCGTTCCTGCTTTCAACGACATAAGGGATAGGCTTGGTCAAGTAACACCTAGAAAGTTTGCAAGACTTGCATTACTCTCAGACGAGAAACGAGATAGAGTTATACGAGCTGACATAGAAGGTAGAAGAGAGAAGTTAGCCAAGCTGGAGAAAACTGCGGctatgagaaagaaagatgaGCAGCTTGTGCAAGCAAAGGCTCAGTTGAAGGgagattaa
- the LOC105160237 gene encoding pentatricopeptide repeat-containing protein At5g42310, mitochondrial-like, with translation MICELCEEGELNNALALLSQMEALGYRPNLISYSCLVTGLGNVGRTLEADAIFQEMLISGCRPKTRLFNALLTGCLKKGLLELSDKVLKAIDDLGLDRNRKTFEILIDYYVSSGRLNDTWLVIAEMKRKGYNPNSYVYSKIIEIYRDNGMWKKAMGVLGEVRAKGMALDRKIYNSIIDTFGKYGELGEALEVFEKMQEDHIKPDVKTWNSLIRWHCKFGEISGAVTLFARMQEQGIYPDPKIFMTIISCLGEQGKWDVIRKIFENMRGKGQQRSGAIYAILVDIYGQYGKFQNAEDCILALKSEGIQLSPSMFCVLANAYAQQGLCEQTVKVLQLMEAEGMEPNLIMLNVLINAFATAGRHMEALSIYQHIRESGISPDVVTYSTLMKAFLWAKKFDQVPKIYSEMEASGCSPDRKAREMLKSAVSILERGH, from the exons ATGATATGCGAACTGTGTGAAGAAGGAGAACTCAACAACGCCTTGGCGCTACTGTCGCAAATGGAGGCGCTGGGCTATCGCCCGAATTTGATTTCTTACTCTTGTTTAGTAACTGGGCTGGGAAATGTCGGGAGGACCTTAGAGGCCGATGCCATCTTCCAAGAAATGCTGATTTCAGGGTGCAGGCCCAAAACTAGGTTGTTCAATGCTTTGCTCACTGGGTGTTTGAAAAAGGGCTTGTTAGAGTTGTCTGATAAAGTGTTAAAGGCTATTGATGATTTAGGTCTGGATAGGAATCGCAAGACATTTGAGATTTTAATTGATTACTATGTCAGTTCAGGGCGGTTGAATGATACGTGGCTTGTGATTGCTGAGATGAAGAGAAAGGGCTATAATCCAAATTCATATGTGTATAGTAAGATTATTGAAATCTATAGAGATAATGGGATGTGGAAGAAAGCAATGGGGGTTTTAGGAGAGGTACGAGCAAAGGGGATGGCATTGGATaggaaaatttataatagCATCATAGATACTTTTGGGAAATATGGGGAACTAGGAGAAGCTTTGGAAGTGTTTGAGAAAATGCAAGAAGATCATATAAAGCCGGATGTTAAAACATGGAATTCTTTGATCCGGTGGCATTGTAAATTTGGGGAGATCTCTGGTGCTGTCACTTTGTTTGCTAGAATGCAGGAACAAGGAATATATCCTGATCCTAAGATTTTTATGACTATCATTTCCTGCTTGGGGGAACAGGGGAAGTGGGATGTTATTAGGAAAATTTTTGAGAATATGAGAGGGAAAGGACAACAAAGGAGTGGTGCCATTTATGCTATTTTAGTTGACATTTATGGCCAGTATGGGAAATTCCAAAATGCCGAGGATTGCATACTCGCACTCAAATCGGAAGGCATTCAGCTATCACCAAGCATGTTTTGTGTTCTGGCAAATGCTTACGCTCAGCAG GGACTGTGTGAACAAACTGTTAAGGTGCTGCAGCTCATGGAAGCAGAGGGAATGGAACCAAACCTGATAATGCTGAATGTGTTAATCAATGCTTTCGCAACTGCTGGACGACATATGGAAGCACTATCAATCTATCAACACATTAGAGAGAGT GGTATTAGTCCTGATGTAGTGACCTACAGTACACTAATGAAGGCGTTTTTGTGGGCGAAGAAATTTGATCAG